In the Bacillus sp. (in: firmicutes) genome, TCGTATATGGTTCCTCTCCAGTTGAACAAGCGGCACTCCATATTTTTAACGGTTTCCGTTCGTTAAGTAAACGAGGGAAAATTTTATGTTGTAAAACTTCCCAGCGTTTGGCATTACGATAAAATTCGGAAACGTTTATGGTCATCCGGTCTAACAATTCGTGAAATAACTCTTGATTGTTTTCCATTTCCTGAAATAAATCAGCAAACGAGCGAAATCCTTTTTTTTCATAAAAAGAGGTTAAACGACGTTTCATTTGAGCTTCTTTATACAACGATAAATCGATGCCAGATTTTCTCTTAAACTTTTTTATAAATTCTTGATAATCATACACCATGTCCATACCTCACCATCAGGAAAAGTAACCAAATCATAGTATAAAGGAAATTTGGACGTACGTGTAAAAAAATATCAAGTTTTTACTAATATTTCACAATTTCATTACCTCACATATATTGACAATATAAAAAGTAGTAAGGAAAAGTTCCTTACTACTTTATTGAGCCTTCACTCCTTAGTAAATCCATTGGTTCATTAACTTGTTATAAGAAACAAGTTCTTCTTCTTTAAAGAACAAGCCGATTTCACGCTCAGCACTTTCTGGAGAATCAGATCCATGAATAACGTTTTTACCAACTGTTAAACCAAAGTCACCACGAATGGTACCTGGTTGTGCATCTTTTGGATTTGTTGACCCCATCATTTGACGAGCTGTTGCAATGACATTCTCACCTTGCCATACCATGGCAAACACAGGGCCAGATGTAATGAAATCCACTAATTCTCCGAAAAATGGACGCTCTTTATGTTCAGCATAATGTTGTTCCGCAAGCTCTTTTGAAACTTGCATAAATTTTGCGCCTACTAGTTGGAAACCTTTTTTCTCCAAACGAGAAACGATTTCTCCAATTAACCCTCGTTGAACCCCATCAGGTTTAACCATTAAAAATGTTTTTTCCATGTCATCCCACTCCTAGCAACTATGTATTGGTCATGTAACCGATTCCAAAATTCATAGTACCACCTATTTTCCTATTTGACAACGTTCCTATTAAAAAATTCTTAATATTTTCTTTTGCCAATATAATTTACGATTTTTTGAAAACTTTGTTTTGCCCGATTGGCTGGCAACTGATCAAGAATGTTTAGCGCCTTATTTAAATACATGCGACTTACATCATACGAACGGTCAATCGCCCCTGAAGTTTTAATACGCTCAATGATGGCACCTATTTCTTCTTTAGATGTTTTCTCATGCACCTTTTCAATTTGTTGTCGTAATAAAGGGGACTCCATTGCATATAAGACGGGTAACGTAATATTACCTTGCAATAGATCACTGCCGGCTGGTTTTCCTAATTGTTGTTCAGTGCCGACAATGTCTAAAATGTCATCCGTAATTTGAAACGCCATGCCTACATAATAGCCGAACCAATACATTTTTTTATGTATCTCTTCGGTACATCCTGCAGCGATGGCTCCTAATTGACAACTAACAGCGATTAAAAGAGCTGTCTTTCGTTTAATGCGACGTAAATAATCGCGTACTGATTGATTAAATCGGTATTTATCTTTGATTTGTTCAATTTCGCCTACACAAACTTCGACAATCGTATGAGCCAAAATTTGATGGGCAAGCGGATAAGGGATATTCGTCATCCGCTCTAATGATCGGGCGAAAATATAGTCCCCTGTATACATCGCAATTCGGTTATCCCACTTTGATTTAATGGTCGGCTTCCCACGACGGAGGGCTGCATCATCAATAACATCGTCATGTACAAGTGATGCCATATGAATCAACTCAAGGGCCACGGCGACATCCTTTATCACTTCAATGTCATAATTTCCAAACTTTCCTGCTAACAAGACAAAAACGGGGCGTATTCTTTTGCCGCCAGCTTGTAATAAATGTAAGGAAGCCTCGGAAAGGAGTGGGGAGTCGGCCTGAATGGCGACTTCTAATTCTTGCTCTATGCGATCAATATCCGGTTTTAAAAAAGTATACATCATTTGTAATTTCATGATTTCCACCTAGCTTAACGACTTCCATCTTCTTTTTTCATCCCGAAGTGGACAGCAGCCACTCCGCCAGTATACGGTTTGTATGTGACGTTACTAAAACCTGCTTGTTCGAATAATTGTGCTAATTCCTTCATCCCCGGAAAATCACGTGCTGATTCTTGTAGCCAAGAATATTCTTTATAGCTTTTGGCGAAAATTTTTCCGAAAACTGGCATGATATATCGAAAATATAAATAATACAATTGCCGGTAACCAATCATTGTCGGTTGTGAAGTTTCTAAACAAACCGCAAGTCCACCAGGTTTTAATACGCGATACATTTCTTTTAATACATGTAAATAATCAGGAACATTACGCAACCCAAATCCAATGGTCACATAATCAAACGTATGATCTTCAAATGGAATTTCCATCGCATTTCCGTGAATGAGTTCCACGTTCGTTAATTGTTTATGAGCTACTTTCTCTTTTCCGATTTTCAACATATTTTGACTAAAATCTAATCCGAAAACTTTCCCTTCAGGTCCAACAGCATGGGCTAGGGCAATCGTCCAGTCAGCTGTTCCACAACATAAATCCAACACTATAGCGCCCTTTTGAACATTCATCCGCTTCATCGTGTCTTTTCGCCAACGCAAATGTTGTTTAAAGCTAATAACGGAATTCATCCAATCATATTGTTTATAAATTTTTTCAAACACATGATGAACACGTTCTTCTTTGGATTGTTGCATCATCATTTACCCTTCTTCCACAAAAGATTTCGTATGTAAATATAACGTATCAGCTAATTGAGATAACCGATTATTCCAATAAGTGGAATTCACTTTCCCTTTTAACAAAAGTTTAGCGGATGTAAATGAGGAATCAATCAATCGTTCTAAGCAATTGAAAAGTACCGTCCGTTGCTCGTTTGATAAAAGATGCGTTTTTTCTTTTTGATTTGGCAAAGTGAACGTTTGTATTAAGTTCATAAGTACGGAGTCTTGTTTTTGAACAAAGCGCTCTTTTTCGGATTTTAATCGTTTTAAAAATAAATATTCACGAGCAAATTGAAATAAGGCATCATGCTCCTTTTGGCGAAACGGTACTAATAGTTCAACTTCTATATTTTTCATCAATTCGAGTCCCTTATCCAAACAGGAGCATTCTTTTTGATAAAGTTGAATCTTCCAATCATTAATACGTTGAATCGATTCAGCGAGACGGCGAATCATCTTAACATGGTTGGCATTCGCTAATAAATGGTAGTATAGTCCGCTAAAATAATCACCTGC is a window encoding:
- the ndk gene encoding nucleoside-diphosphate kinase, with amino-acid sequence MEKTFLMVKPDGVQRGLIGEIVSRLEKKGFQLVGAKFMQVSKELAEQHYAEHKERPFFGELVDFITSGPVFAMVWQGENVIATARQMMGSTNPKDAQPGTIRGDFGLTVGKNVIHGSDSPESAEREIGLFFKEEELVSYNKLMNQWIY
- the hepT gene encoding heptaprenyl diphosphate synthase component II yields the protein MKLQMMYTFLKPDIDRIEQELEVAIQADSPLLSEASLHLLQAGGKRIRPVFVLLAGKFGNYDIEVIKDVAVALELIHMASLVHDDVIDDAALRRGKPTIKSKWDNRIAMYTGDYIFARSLERMTNIPYPLAHQILAHTIVEVCVGEIEQIKDKYRFNQSVRDYLRRIKRKTALLIAVSCQLGAIAAGCTEEIHKKMYWFGYYVGMAFQITDDILDIVGTEQQLGKPAGSDLLQGNITLPVLYAMESPLLRQQIEKVHEKTSKEEIGAIIERIKTSGAIDRSYDVSRMYLNKALNILDQLPANRAKQSFQKIVNYIGKRKY
- a CDS encoding demethylmenaquinone methyltransferase; this encodes MQQSKEERVHHVFEKIYKQYDWMNSVISFKQHLRWRKDTMKRMNVQKGAIVLDLCCGTADWTIALAHAVGPEGKVFGLDFSQNMLKIGKEKVAHKQLTNVELIHGNAMEIPFEDHTFDYVTIGFGLRNVPDYLHVLKEMYRVLKPGGLAVCLETSQPTMIGYRQLYYLYFRYIMPVFGKIFAKSYKEYSWLQESARDFPGMKELAQLFEQAGFSNVTYKPYTGGVAAVHFGMKKEDGSR
- a CDS encoding heptaprenyl diphosphate synthase component 1, encoding MEHLLTILANVKEQVDKERNHSYIKRFVRLPKVDEDKQLFLLTMLEKQVENREELELIGKTIALIQIALDTHEQVTNDYGMLRERQLTVLAGDYFSGLYYHLLANANHVKMIRRLAESIQRINDWKIQLYQKECSCLDKGLELMKNIEVELLVPFRQKEHDALFQFAREYLFLKRLKSEKERFVQKQDSVLMNLIQTFTLPNQKEKTHLLSNEQRTVLFNCLERLIDSSFTSAKLLLKGKVNSTYWNNRLSQLADTLYLHTKSFVEEG